CATGATAATTGAGGCTGGAAAATGCCATGGAAGGTATGCCGTACAAAGCACCTTCGACAGCAGCTGCCACCGTTCCCGAATAGAGCATATTCACAGAAGCATTCGAGCCATGGTTAATACCTGAAACAATCAGATCGGGAGGTGAAGGAAAAAGGTTTCCATTGGCAAATTTTACACAATCGGCAGGTGTACCGGTACAACAATAGGCTTTTACAGGACTAAAAATATCTGTTTCTTCAATAAAAACCGGATTTCTCATGGTAATGGCATGTCCGACACCCGACATGGGGCTGCAAGGAGCAACAACCGTAACATTTCCGTACTCTTTCATGCAATTTACCAGAGAAGAAAGCCCCGAAGCATGAATGCCATCATCATTTGTAACAAGAATATTCACCTGAATCAAAATTTCCTGCAAAGTTAAGCGATTAAAGTTTGCAGGCGAAAACCTTTAAGTTGTCAGTTTCCTGAATGCTGATGTTTCCTGTGTTTTTTAAGCCATGCACGGTAGTAAAGCGCCATCAGTAAAAGAAAAGGAAAAGACTTTAAAAAGCTGAATATAAGGGAAGTATCATGAATCTCAAAGGCGTCAACAAGGTCCTGACCCTGAAGCAGTGCATAAAAAAAGGTAACAAAAATGGTTAAAGGTATCAGATAAAAGGAGTAGGCAAAAGGAATCATCAGGCGGGTAGATTTTTTTGCAACCCGCATCAGTTTTGAAGCTAAAGCCATATAAAAACCCATTAACACAGCCGTGGCAACTGCCAGAATTATTACATAAACAAAGTAATATTCCTTAAATGGATCAATGTTTTTGTAACAACAAATGAGGACAATATTGATAAACGACTCCAGTGCAATAATGGTGTAAATGGTGTAATTCCTGTCCTTGACATTATAGTAGTATTTGAGGAATTTTTTAAGATAGAGAAAAATTACTGCATTACATATTGTCATGATTATCAGCGACAAAGTAATAAACCATCTTTTAGGCTCCTGATAAACAATGAAATAACTGTAAACCATATTCATCAGGAAATAAATCAAAGAAAAAGCCGAAGCAATTTTCAACTCATTTTTTCTCATAATCTTGTTCAGCGTTAGAAAGGTTAATAAAAGCTTCAGGCAGGTAGTCAATGATATCGGAAGCAATCAGCCCATGCTGAGATTTTTGTTCAGCAGCCATATCGCCAGCGAGCCCATGAAGAAAAACGGCCAGCCGGGCAGCATGAAGCGGCTCATATCCCTGGGCAAGGAAGGCGAGAATCACACCGGTGAGTACATCACCACTTCCGGCCGTTGCCATGCCCGGATTACCCGTTGAATTGAAAAATATTTTTCCTTCCGGTGAGACGACAGCCGTATAATGCCCTTTCAATACAATGATAATCTGATGTTTTTTTGCAATTTGAATGGCTTTTTCAAGACGTTGAAAATGATTGGAAGATTTACCGGCCAGTCTGTCAAACTCTCCGGGATGTGGCGTAAGAATGCTGTTTCTTGGAATGGCATACATCCATGTTTGCCTGGCAGCTATGATATTTATGGCATCTGCATCCAGCACAACAGGATATTTGGTTTTTTTAAGAAAGAGATTGAGTGCATCAGCCGTCAGGTCATTAGTTCCTATACCAGGACCAATGGCAGCTGCATCAAAAGCCATGGTGTCCGGAATATTTGTTAGCATTTTATCATGATTTGCCACAATGGTCATGGCTTCAGGTACAGCGGTCTGGAGAACTGAATAGCCACATTCGGGAATGAAAACGGTTAACAAGCCAGTACCTGAACGCATACAAGCCTTAGCTCCCAGCACGGCAGCACCCATTTTTCCATACGAACCTGCCATCAACAGGGAATGGCCAAAATTACCTTTGTGATCAAATTTGTTCCTTGGCTTTAAAAGTTTTGATATTTCTGCCTTTGTTGAGTAAAAGTAACTGGTATCCGTATTTTGAATAAAATCATCAGAAAGACCGATGTCAACGACCCGCCATCTTCCGACAAAATCCCTGTTTTCAGGGATGAAAAATGCCAGTTTGGGCAGTTGGAAGCTAATGGTGAAATGAGCTTTAATTTTTGCATCATCCTCATTAAAACTATCGCAAAAGGTTCCGCTTGGAATGTCAATAGCAACAACCGGTAAGGAAGAAGAATTGATTTTTTCGATAATTTTTCCGGAAAAGCCCTGTATCGGTCGGCTAAGCCCTGTTCCCCACAATGCATCAACAATCAGGTCATTTTTAGCAAAATTAAACTCAAAGTTTTCGTCAGTAATATGATGAATTTCTGCCTGCTGATAATTTTTGAGTAAATTATAATTCAATGTAAAATCGTCTGAGGCCTCATCAGCGTATTCGAGGATGTAAGTAACTACCTGATAATGTTTATCCAGCAATAAACGGGAAACGACAAGACCGTCTCCGCCATTATTCCCTTTTCCGCAAAAAACATGAATTTTCCCTGTAATGGAAAAATGTTTCAGAAAATAAAGTGTAAACTGCCGGGCAGCTCTCTCCATCAGCATGGCAGAAGCGATAGGTTCGTGGCTGATGGTATAAGCATCGGCTTGTCGGATTAATTCACGGCTAAAAATTTTCATGTGATTCGATAACAATTTTACACTTTTGCCAGTTGAAAAGATGTGCAAAAATAAATCAAATTCAGTTTATTAAACGAGGTATTGTAATTTTGCGGCAAAAATCCGGTAGATTTAATATTGCATGGACCCATACTGGCTGATACTAATTATTTCATTACTTTTTTCTGCTTTTTTTTCAGGAATTGAGATAGCATTTTACCAGGCAAACCCTCTCAAAATTGAAATTGATAAAAAAGCCGGCATTTGGGCATCAAAACTTGTTTCATTTTTTTCCGACCATTCCGGGCAATTTATCACCAATACACTGATAGGCAACAATCTGGCTATTATCATATATGGAATTGTCTTTACCCAATTATTTACCCATGAAAATGCAGGAATTTTCGGTATTACAAATCCCTTGTTTTCATTTATAGTGCTTACACTAACAAGTACTTTCATTGTATTAATTCTTGCTGAGTTTTTACCTAAAATTATTTTTGTTTCAAACCCAAATAAAACACTAAAGAATTTCATCATACCCTTTTTTGTTATTTACATTATTCTTTTCCCGCTGAACCTGATCATCTCAAACATTTCACTTGGTTTGATGAGAATACTGGGCTACCGGATTGATAAAAA
The nucleotide sequence above comes from Sphingobacteriales bacterium. Encoded proteins:
- the surE gene encoding 5'/3'-nucleotidase SurE, with protein sequence MLIQVNILVTNDDGIHASGLSSLVNCMKEYGNVTVVAPCSPMSGVGHAITMRNPVFIEETDIFSPVKAYCCTGTPADCVKFANGNLFPSPPDLIVSGINHGSNASVNMLYSGTVAAAVEGALYGIPSMAFSSLNYHEDADMSLCEKVVHEIMQTIDIELLKQFFLLNINIPDIDISAFKGLKICRQSMAHWKETFRQNTADNGKNSFWLTGEFICSDKEPDTDIWALENNFASVVPVYLDLTAYPLLNHLQKIFANEKV
- a CDS encoding NAD(P)H-hydrate dehydratase, whose product is MKIFSRELIRQADAYTISHEPIASAMLMERAARQFTLYFLKHFSITGKIHVFCGKGNNGGDGLVVSRLLLDKHYQVVTYILEYADEASDDFTLNYNLLKNYQQAEIHHITDENFEFNFAKNDLIVDALWGTGLSRPIQGFSGKIIEKINSSSLPVVAIDIPSGTFCDSFNEDDAKIKAHFTISFQLPKLAFFIPENRDFVGRWRVVDIGLSDDFIQNTDTSYFYSTKAEISKLLKPRNKFDHKGNFGHSLLMAGSYGKMGAAVLGAKACMRSGTGLLTVFIPECGYSVLQTAVPEAMTIVANHDKMLTNIPDTMAFDAAAIGPGIGTNDLTADALNLFLKKTKYPVVLDADAINIIAARQTWMYAIPRNSILTPHPGEFDRLAGKSSNHFQRLEKAIQIAKKHQIIIVLKGHYTAVVSPEGKIFFNSTGNPGMATAGSGDVLTGVILAFLAQGYEPLHAARLAVFLHGLAGDMAAEQKSQHGLIASDIIDYLPEAFINLSNAEQDYEKK